In one window of Caenimonas aquaedulcis DNA:
- a CDS encoding L,D-transpeptidase encodes MNTRIRSATAVIAFALSALSVSGDARAAPGSARELSAVYAAQEERRLEVPDAEVRRYGALADAALAKAGVALAAPQYVLVADRSAWVQAILLLWWPGTGTWSLVGASPISTGLPGSFDHFETPTGVFEHSPRNPDFRAEGTLNENGIRGYGAKGMRVFDLGWQPGPKGWGDGKIMDMRLQMHATDPDVLEQRLGTAQSKGCIRIPAALNRLLDHFGVIDAAYDEPAGAAHAWVLPADRDPVEHAGRYVIVVDSGRTERPEWSPAPYIPRVRRAVQPPPPPPPPPPGPKPPPAVPIR; translated from the coding sequence ATGAACACACGCATTCGTTCGGCCACCGCCGTCATCGCCTTCGCACTCTCGGCACTGTCGGTGTCCGGCGATGCGCGGGCTGCCCCGGGCTCCGCGCGTGAGCTGTCGGCGGTGTATGCCGCGCAGGAGGAGCGCCGGCTGGAGGTGCCGGACGCGGAAGTTCGGCGTTACGGGGCGCTCGCCGACGCGGCGCTCGCGAAAGCCGGGGTAGCGCTCGCCGCCCCGCAGTACGTCCTGGTGGCCGACCGCAGCGCGTGGGTGCAGGCGATCCTGCTGCTGTGGTGGCCCGGCACGGGGACCTGGTCGCTGGTCGGCGCATCGCCCATCTCCACGGGATTGCCGGGCAGCTTCGATCACTTCGAGACTCCCACGGGCGTGTTCGAGCATTCGCCGCGCAACCCGGATTTCCGCGCGGAAGGTACGCTCAACGAGAACGGCATCCGCGGCTACGGCGCAAAGGGCATGCGCGTGTTCGACCTGGGCTGGCAGCCCGGGCCCAAGGGCTGGGGTGACGGCAAGATCATGGACATGCGGCTGCAGATGCACGCGACCGACCCGGACGTCCTGGAGCAGCGACTGGGCACCGCGCAATCGAAGGGGTGCATCCGCATACCGGCCGCGCTCAACCGGCTGCTGGACCACTTCGGCGTGATCGATGCGGCTTACGACGAGCCCGCCGGTGCTGCACATGCGTGGGTGTTGCCGGCCGATCGCGATCCGGTGGAACACGCGGGCCGTTATGTGATCGTGGTGGACAGCGGGCGCACCGAGCGGCCGGAGTGGTCACCCGCGCCCTACATCCCGCGCGTGCGCCGGGCGGTGCAACCTCCGCCACCGCCACCACCGCCTCCGCCGGGGCCCAAGCCCCCTCCGGCCGTGCCGATCCGCTAG
- a CDS encoding PaaI family thioesterase: MTQMNQLEAWLAQEQEVNARLQAGAGPGVAKPEHLAGKTGLEMMQAMLRGELPYPPIAKTLDFMLVEVGEGRAVFQGTPGPAHLNPMGTIHGGWYATLLDSALGCAVHTMMPPGRGYTTAELGVNLVRAINAKAPRVRAEGKVIHCGRQLATAEARLFGPDGTLYAHATTTCLVFELPQAARPAA; this comes from the coding sequence ATGACGCAGATGAACCAGCTCGAAGCCTGGCTCGCCCAGGAGCAGGAAGTGAATGCGCGGCTGCAGGCCGGCGCCGGTCCCGGCGTGGCGAAGCCCGAACACCTCGCCGGCAAGACCGGCCTGGAGATGATGCAGGCCATGCTGCGCGGCGAGCTGCCCTACCCGCCCATCGCGAAAACCCTGGACTTCATGCTCGTGGAGGTGGGCGAAGGCCGCGCCGTGTTCCAGGGAACGCCCGGCCCCGCGCACCTCAATCCCATGGGCACGATCCACGGGGGCTGGTACGCCACGCTGCTCGATTCCGCGCTGGGCTGCGCCGTGCACACGATGATGCCGCCGGGACGCGGCTACACCACGGCGGAACTCGGCGTGAACCTCGTCCGGGCGATCAACGCGAAGGCGCCGCGCGTGCGCGCCGAGGGCAAGGTGATCCACTGCGGACGCCAGCTCGCCACCGCGGAAGCCCGGCTCTTCGGGCCGGACGGCACGCTGTATGCGCACGCGACCACGACGTGCCTGGTGTTCGAGCTGCCCCAGGCCGCGCGGCCCGCGGCCTAG
- a CDS encoding MarR family winged helix-turn-helix transcriptional regulator, producing MDNAVKPQGCTNIKLRQLMRRVAQHYDAEVGKTGLKGTQYSLLSYVVKLGPIRPGDLAREMKIGASTLTRNLRPLIDGGWITQGPGADARSRLVEATDAGREKRQEAQRRWRVAQEGINQMLGARRVVELHALLDECMDMLEPLPDGDIDD from the coding sequence ATGGACAACGCTGTCAAGCCCCAGGGCTGCACCAACATCAAGCTGCGCCAGCTCATGCGCCGCGTGGCGCAGCACTACGACGCGGAGGTCGGCAAGACGGGCCTGAAGGGCACGCAGTATTCGCTCCTCTCGTATGTCGTCAAGCTCGGCCCGATCCGCCCGGGAGACCTCGCGCGCGAGATGAAGATCGGCGCATCGACCCTCACGCGCAACCTGCGCCCGCTGATCGATGGGGGCTGGATCACGCAGGGCCCCGGCGCCGACGCGCGCAGCCGCCTCGTGGAAGCGACCGACGCCGGCCGCGAGAAGCGGCAGGAGGCGCAGCGCCGCTGGCGCGTGGCGCAGGAGGGGATCAACCAGATGCTCGGCGCGCGCCGCGTGGTGGAACTGCACGCGCTCCTCGACGAATGCATGGACATGCTCGAACCCTTGCCCGATGGAGATATCGATGACTGA